The following proteins come from a genomic window of Amphiura filiformis chromosome 16, Afil_fr2py, whole genome shotgun sequence:
- the LOC140136591 gene encoding uncharacterized protein encodes MDALKQDPNWQQLFQMVSSDKQLAIRIAKKQREIAMNPDTHQHYEYDPSQKDGLSKFWTINEKVHKQALEECGLGKYVKDIKGFNTLNLLMGNWRHDPEVVGELNHVVRVSEIMKKPPEIGSARPDIDLVSAETKEIIPLSALRTRQSQPLVIIASSLSPDPHFRPVS; translated from the exons ATGGACGCCTTGAAGCAGGATCCTAACTGGCAACAGTTGTTCCAGATGGTATCTTCCGATAAGCAGCTAGCAATTCGGATTGCAAAGAAACAAAGGGAGATCGCCATGAATCCTGACACACACCAGCATTATGAGTACGACCCGTCACAAAAAGATGGCCTTTCCAAGTTTTGG ACTATCAATGAGAAGGTACATAAACAGGCTCTGGAGGAATGTGGTCTGGGTAAATACGTCAAAGACATCAAAGGCTTTAATACACTCAATCTATTGATGGGAAACTGGAGGCACGATCCAGAG GTTGTCGGCGAACTCAATCATGTCGTAAGGGTTTCTGAAATTATGAAGAAACCGCCAGAAATTGGTTCTGCCCGTCCAGATATTGACCTGGTGTCAGCAGAAACAAAAGAGATTATTCCTCTCTCAGCACTTCGTACTCGCCAATCCCAACCATTGGTGATCATTGCTTCGTCTCTCTCTCCTGACCCCCATTTCAG GCCTGTGTCTTGA
- the LOC140172629 gene encoding thyroxine 5-deiodinase-like — MDALKQEMQADPNWQQLFQMAINEQVGKQVMEECGLGKYVKDIKGFKIFKLMGRWMNDPEFVAELHHIVRISDIMKKPPEIGSVRPDIDLVSAETKEIIPLSTLRTHQSQPLACVLSGSLAKLFADYQDRANFLCVYQAEAHPKEKWNYGEKFCFMTQHKRIEDRIQAARDLIDIDSVHNTFTTNPSDNTKVRLVLDTMDNNFAITYSSHPDRIIIIGADDKIVFVGNSIIAQKGLMTDEARQWMEQNL; from the exons ATGGACGCCTTGAAACAGGAGATGCAGGCAGATCCTAACTGGCAGCAGTTGTTCCAGATG GCTATTAATGAGCAGGTAGGAAAGCAGGTCATGGAGGAATGTGGCCTTGGTAAATACGTCAAAGACATCAAAGGCTTTAAGATATTCAAGTTGATGGGACGATGGATGAACGATCCAGAG TTTGTCGCCGAACTCCATCACATCGTAAGGATTTCCGATATTATGAAGAAACCGCCAGAAATTGGTTCTGTCCGTCCAGATATTGATTTGGTGTCAGCAGAAACAAAAGAGATCATTCCGCTCTCGACACTTCGTACTCATCAATCCCAACCATTG GCCTGTGTCTTGAGTGGTTCTTTGGCTAAACTTTTCGCCGACTACCAAGATAGGGCAAACTTCCTCTGCGTCTACCAGGCGGAAGCCCATCCAAAGGAAAAATGGAACTATGGAGAAAAGTTTTGCTTCATGACACAACATAAAAGAATTGAAGATAGGATTCAAGCTGCAAG AGATCTGATAGACATTGATTCCGTTCATAACACGTTTACAACCAACCCATCAGACAACACCAAAGTACGTCTCGTGCTCGACACAATGGATAACAACTTCGCAATAACCTACAGCTCGCATCCAGATCGCATTATTATCATCGGGGCTGATGATAAAATTGTCTTTGTAGGTAACAGTATCATTGCGCAAAAAGGTCTCATGACGGACGAAGCTCGACAGTGGATGGAACagaatttgtaa